AGAGGAATCTCAGAATACCTGTCGAAAGAGTTTCTATTAACCTATGCAGGCACTGACAATGACCGGAATATTCTATAAAAAGTATAAAAAATATATTCTCCCGATAGCTGCGATTATCGCCGCAATTATTCTCTGGCAGATTATTGCGGAGTTCTGGGTGAATGATGCATTCATACTTCCGAGTTTTACGGATGTCCTGGATGCCCTATATAAGGTGACATTCGGGCCGAACGGAACCCTGTTCCCCGATATCTATAAGAGTCTTATACACTTTGCGATGGGGATCGGGGCCGCCGTTATCATCGGAATTCCGCTCGGGATTGCGATGGGATGGTTCAGGGATCTCGATACCGCACTCAACCCTATAATAGAGATCATCCGGCCGATACCTCCTCTTGCATGGATCCCGTTCGCGATTATATGGTTCGGGCTTACCGATGCATCGGCGGGTTTCATCATCTTCATAGGTGCGGTCTTTCCGATCTTCATCAATACTTATACGGGTTTTCGGAACGTCCCGAAGATCTTTATCGAAGCCGGAAAGGTGCTCGGGTGCACGGGCAACTTCAGCCTTATCAGGCGGGTG
The window above is part of the Methanolacinia paynteri genome. Proteins encoded here:
- a CDS encoding ABC transporter permease, with amino-acid sequence MTGIFYKKYKKYILPIAAIIAAIILWQIIAEFWVNDAFILPSFTDVLDALYKVTFGPNGTLFPDIYKSLIHFAMGIGAAVIIGIPLGIAMGWFRDLDTALNPIIEIIRPIPPLAWIPFAIIWFGLTDASAGFIIFIGAVFPIFINTYTGFRNVPKIFIEAGKVLGCTGNFSLIRRVALPSSLPSIVSGIRISMGIGWMCLVGAEIFGAGGGKYGLGKNLWTYYNLHQMPSVVVYMIVLGLIGLTIDLVFRYFVNRQALGWSEEGI